Below is a window of Camelina sativa cultivar DH55 chromosome 11, Cs, whole genome shotgun sequence DNA.
TGATGAAGTAGTCCCCAAACTTACTTATAGCctcttctttcatcttttcTCGCTTCTCAGCAGCCAGAGGTTCAAGACGTCGTATCCCTTTCCTAGCATGATCACTTGAAGGATCAAGTTCTAAGATCTTCTTCAGGTCTGCATATGAGAAGAGCAGAGACTCAGTGTGAACTCTTCCAATAATAAACCTGATCTACAACCAAAAACTATCTATCCTGTAACAAGTGCCAGAAACTAACCTAGAACTCCTGGCTAATTATTCTAATAAATTGGTTTCATGAGAAAACCTCAAGGGGAAAAGACGGTTATTGCTTGCATAAATACTCGTGAACACTCACCCGTGACAGCATCTTCAAAGTGCTCAAGCTTCTCGTGTGCTTCTGCCCTTCGAACCAAGGCCTTAGTGTAGCTAGGATTTAGCTCTAACGCTTTCGTGCATTCCTTGATAGTTTCTTCATATTTAGCCTGCCAAAATTTTCAGAGAAATCTTGAGAACTATACTCATCTTCAATCGAAGTTCAATAGACCAAGAAGTAACCAAATAAACATTGTGACCGCTTATGCAAAAGAACATACCAATTTGAGGAAACATACACCGCTGTTTAAATGGCATATGGATCGAAGCTCTATAGACTCAGGAAACTCCTTCACAAGCTCTAAAGCAAAAGCATACTTTGACAATGCCTCTTCATAAAGGCCATTAACGAACAATTTATTTCCTTCCGCTTTAGCTTCATTTGCTTCTGCCATAGCTTTCTCCTTcaacacaaaccaaacaaacaaaaagacgaATCCTCAATATCTGTCAACAGTAGCTTTAAAGCATTTCTCTACTAATTTCATCCAAAGGTTCAAACTTTCACATGAAAATTGTAATGACAAGTAGCTAATGAACCCCTAAAACCCAGAATTAGCCAAACCCTAAAAGATATCAAAGCGGAATCACCTTGTTTGATCCGTCGTCGGTTATGGCTTCTCCTCCACTCATTAGCTCAACctgttcttccttcttctccgaGTGCTGTGGTTTCTCCTCCTGACTAGTGACGTCGTCGTTTTTAGTAccatcttcctctccttcttcatcgcTGATTTCACGTTCGCTGGCAGTCTCGAACCCGTCGGAATCATCTCCGTCGACTTGTTTCGTCTCTGTGGGTTGCTGCGGTGAAGACGAAGACGATGGCTTTAGTTCGGTTTTGATGAGGATCTCATCCTCACTCTCACTTGATTCGATCAGTACCATCTTTCAGTCTAGGGTTTTTTCGAGAGTTTGCACAAAAAGCTTTCAACGCGACTTATCTTGATCGTCGATCTATCTTCCGCTTTCTTAAGAGATCTGAATCGAAGCACATGAAAGAAAGGTTCAATGGTGAAGAAGCTATTAAACGGCGCCGTGTTACCTAAaaagttttgttgttcttggtAAGCAATCTCAGGCCTCGTATTGGCCCATCTAATATCTTAATTGGGCCAATCCAAGCTATAGTTAACACTGTACGTCTTTTTCTACAGATAGCAGAGTGTAAGGATTTTACCATTCGTAATTTCGTATATAGAAAAACCTCATGGCATGCCATAGCTTTTCGGTTTTTTTTGTGGtgatctaaataaaataaaaaatttcattgtTTTACCAAGCATAAATCATGTGAAAACAATATCATTTCTACATTATGtaagatgaaaaataaaaattcttattgattttataaataatatgtcTTCATGTacgaaaacaaacacaatctttCACGGAACGCATTCTACTATTATTGCACAATTATAGGAGACATCGATTTGAAAGGTTTGTATACGTGACAACTATATCTCTCACCAATTTTGTAATTACGATGTCTAAAGCATTCATATTGTGCCCCCAGCAAAATCAAAAAAGACTactcatatatattaatcataaaatgAGAGGAAATGTAtacttttttgaaaaagatagGTCACGAGCAACAAACGCTACTATGAGAAGATCAATATACAAATTACAACCTTTCTTTTGTATAGTGTCttcattttcaatttaaattataaaaaaggttTCTTTAATTAACAAGCAGAGCCAGCTTCTACCAGCTTGCTTAATTTATTGTTCCTTAGTCTTTCTTCGTAAACTTCACTTCCGTGCATCTCATTCTCATACCTAAATgacataaatacatatatagtattagactaattaaaaattgcataaaacAATGACTCAAATTAAAACGAAACAATAAATTGTACCTCGGTGGCATAGGTATCAAAGGAGACAAACTCTCCACAAGCttgagagcttcttcttctgtgttgACGATTTGGTTGAAGCAGAAATATCGACCGCAAGCTGAAACATCCTCGAATGCTCTAATATGAACATCCGCTAAAAACGTGACGTCTACGTACGCTAACACACCATTTTCATACATTTGTGCAGCTCctgttaccaaaaaaacaaaaaaccatttcatcaaattcaaatccCGAGTGCATGTACAGTATGTTGTATTGTTGTGACATTTGTGGcatttctttatattatatggATGCACGTACGTACCTTTCAGGTAGGACATGGTGGGCCTAGCGTTGTGTTGGGCGACCAATGGTCCGACGATGAGACCAGGGTTGATAGAGACCATGTTGAGCCTACGGTCCATGGCTAATGCCCAAGCTGCTTTCTCTGACAACATCTTTGCCAATGCATGCCACAACTGCATCCATGAAAAGTAAATTACTAGTActaaaaaaagcaacaaaaataaagagagtAATAAATTCCTAAAAATAGTAgcaacaagaaacaacaaaaaataaagtaaaggaATAGTCTCCGATTTCGTGTTATTGACTGCTCGAATTGAAGTCGATGACATACAGCTATGCACGTTAATTTTGTCCCCGAATAATTTGTCGCATATGTTAGCTAAGTCCATTTATGAtgatcattattatttttttttataggaaaaaaaaaatggcaccGTCTAATCTAAAGTACTACTAAATCATCTGTATCTAattatttcaaaacaaaataaaattaagatatatgGGTATATATATGCCCTCTAATCTTCCCAAAGGCAAACTGTATAATCGAATCAAGAGGTTGTACAATGTATGTATTTATGAGTCAtggaaaaaatgaatatattcaATTAATCTGACCCCTTAGGAATTTTCTATGTCGCCCAACCAAATGATTCGAGATAGTGTGACAATACATTTGATGAAGACCTATCTTTgactattttctaaaaaaaaaagataccacAAAACAATTCCTTGTAATATAATAGttcaaaattcaattttttttaatagaactGCTTTCTTCTTATATAGTAATATGAGCTAGCTACAATAAATAAAGATGTCAGAAAATAATTAGTTATTCTAATCCAGcctataataaactttaaatttgtGGGTCCAAATTTATTCACTAAAATTTCACTTAAATTCATAATTCACTAAAACTTTATTCACTTAAATGCACTTAAAATAACGAGTAATATTTTAACCAGCCAAAATTCATAAAaacggaagaaaaaaaaagaaagagagagagagagattgagaaaaaaaaaaacctttttgttgCGACAGAAGTCTTGATCACTCCAACACTTCTCATCAACATCCTTCTGAGTTCCAATGTTGTCTCTCCAAATTGAAGCTGTTAACGAAGAAGAGAACACAATCTTCTCAATACTCTCTGTTCTTCCACATGCTTCCACCACATTGATCGCTCCTCTCACCTCCAAATCCACCTCTTTCTCCTATAATTGATGATAATTAACACAATTAATGATCTCAATCTTAATCTAAAACTCAGAATCTAAACAAGATGCTTACATCGTATCCTTCGGGGCTATCTAAGCAGCAGAAGACAACGTTACATGTCTTGAGAGAGACAAGTATGCTTTGATAATCCAACACATCAACATCGTACACCACTAATCTCTCTTCCGTTGCTTCCATCTCTCTCACCTTCTCCTCAATTTCACTATCCCCTGTTtaccaaaacacacacacaaaaaataatcGAATCAAGAACCAACAAAAACCCTTTTTATACCTCGAAACCATCGAAAGAAACGAAACCATTTGCTGCATGAACAGAGAAAGATACCGTTTCTACGAATAGCTGCGTGAACAGAGTATCCTCTGCTAAGCAGTTTCTTGAGAATCCAGAAACCAACATAAGTGGAAGCATCAAGAACGCAGCAACAAGAAGTGGACTTGTCGTgatccattttgtttttttttgtctcttttgcgTCTGATTAGTGATTGAATCAGGAGAGAGTTAAACGAAAGCGTGTGTATAAGTGTgtgaaaggaagaagaaggttagaagtaggaagagagaagaggcaAAGTATTAATAGGAGCAAGTTGGGTGAACTATTTTTCTGTTGCACGTTCCCAGCTACTCATCTTTTATTATACCTCATCTcttatagtatttattattttttttacacctaagtatttttttgtatttcttaattaattaattttcaccCCTACTAACCATCTTAATCAATAACTTGGTTATCCAATATCCCACAAGTCAATCCcttattggtttttgtttacgTGTTGACAATTTTTGTAACGTGTGTCTTCTTTCagaaacactccaaatttagtAGTACCAGCTAATATCAAATTccaatttttcttatttttgtttcttattgaatagtacaaatatatattaccaaatcaaattaaagatgAGTTGTCTAgatactttttttggtttaaatgttTTTCTGACATGTGTCACTTCTAgaaatagttaaattaattataaattatataatgagTGATTGAACAAATATTAGTTCATTATGAGATGAGTTTCATTCGGACAATCGAAATAATtagaagatataacaaaagtatatataatttggtatttagtaaatttaataaacatatatattaaaatgttaatttaaaaattgattaGTTCTGTTTATATTTCAAACTATAGACCagtaatattaataaaatcatatgagtatattataaaaacaatttggGTGTAAATGAAAGTTGGAATTAGAAAGATGCTGTTAGGTTTGAGAATGCCAGAATGGAACAAACTTGGGTCGGCAATTGCATAAGCAAAACTCACACAAAGGTGGCTTCAAAAGATTACTATAATTTCTCTAACAAAAAGATAAGATATCTATAATGTatactaaaaatttaaagattgtAAGAAAAATGGAAGTAGAAACAAAGGAGTCAAGGAGATACATAAGAGAATTAATAAAAGCAAAACAGCGAAAGGGCGCTGGTCGTAAAGTAGTTAGCAGTTAGTAGGTAGAGATTGTGGTGGGATGAGAATTTACGTGAGGAAGTTTCACCACAAGCCACAACCTACCAACGTTCTCTAAACTCTTTATATTTGTGCTATAATCTATAGTTTTGTATTGACTAATTTACTCTAAAAATGTTTCCACTACATTTACATAGATTTGGTATTCACTCGGTTAATCGAAAGTTGTGATTGTAAAAAGATCCAAGAGATATCTTAAATATTACGGAgatattttattgatttgtacGTGTTTTAATGTGAATGAATTCAATTagttactccctccgtttcaatatattgaatgttttgagatttatttggtgtttcaaaatataggatgtttcttATCCttatgtaaaattaatattattttatttttttaaaagtgttttatcTTTAAAGTTTATTGCTTTTAGTTTCCAAGATTACAACTTATGATACAGttgacaaaatttaatttttcagatttatttctttttagtcCCAAAAAAGTTTCTTCTCAACACCCACTATAAAACCGGAACAGTTGTTACTTCtacatatcaaaataaaataaatttatttaaacactcaaatggatcaaaaaaaaaatcagaaggaaaaaaaatcaaagaaaaagaagatgctcAACCCAGTCGCCCAATAAGTGCAAGCAACCCTCGAAACTttgatttaaacaaaaaaatctatttcCACGAAGGATCGATTGATCCCAACAAAGAAGTAGAAGAGGCTATGTTGGTTATGTTAAAGATTTATGTGCCAAGTCTTTTttagcttctctttcttctctattgTTCTAtgtgagtttctttcttctcgTTTCTTACGATGTTTAAGGAACTAATAagactataaaaataaaaataatctaaataaaatatctttgcTATTTCGAATAATCTTATTGATCTGCCCACTAAgtcaaaatcttaaattttaaaatcaaataaaaatcaatcataatttaatcaacAAGAAGTCTCCATCTACTGGAAGTGCCGATCATTAACATTATCCAAACACAtgacaataataattaaaaagaaaaacaacaacaacaaaaacaaaacagcatAAAGcgatttttcagaaaaaaaaaacagagcagttaaaaaaaaacagagcagttCACGAGTTCGACAAATTTAGTGTGTTCAACACACTTTGGACTAATAAAGGATCACAACTTATTTGTATAGGAAGCTGATCATCTCTTTCCAACACCGATTTGCTCATATGTGGtgtcttgtacttgtttgatCCTCCAACTTTCATAATCTCTTGCATGCACAATTGAAGAGTTAGGAAAATATGGTTTACCTTTTCCGTAGGGTAGTTTTCAAAAGACTCTTCTACCGCACGAACAAGATCTTCGATGGTTTTTGGACACTCTTTATGCTGTAACGATTGAATAGCACTAAAAAATCCAAgatctaaaatatttagatcCGGTGAGTTTGGTGGCTGACACATCAACTGGATATCAAAACCATTACTTGATGCAACTTCTTGGAAATCTTTATCCCCACATTCAATATGTGTTCTTGCATTATCTTGTTGGATGAAGATAGTTTTCCCTCGATCTTCTAGTGGCCACTTTTCATGAATAACAGAAAGAACCTTTTCAATCAAACATGCTTTTATATCTTCTCTTTTGACCGATGTTACTGCCTTTAGTTCCA
It encodes the following:
- the LOC104721802 gene encoding cinnamoyl-CoA reductase-like SNL6, whose translation is MDHDKSTSCCCVLDASTYVGFWILKKLLSRGYSVHAAIRRNGDSEIEEKVREMEATEERLVVYDVDVLDYQSILVSLKTCNVVFCCLDSPEGYDEKEVDLEVRGAINVVEACGRTESIEKIVFSSSLTASIWRDNIGTQKDVDEKCWSDQDFCRNKKLWHALAKMLSEKAAWALAMDRRLNMVSINPGLIVGPLVAQHNARPTMSYLKGAAQMYENGVLAYVDVTFLADVHIRAFEDVSACGRYFCFNQIVNTEEEALKLVESLSPLIPMPPRYENEMHGSEVYEERLRNNKLSKLVEAGSAC
- the LOC104721800 gene encoding tetratricopeptide repeat protein 1, which gives rise to MVLIESSESEDEILIKTELKPSSSSSPQQPTETKQVDGDDSDGFETASEREISDEEGEEDGTKNDDVTSQEEKPQHSEKKEEQVELMSGGEAITDDGSNKEKAMAEANEAKAEGNKLFVNGLYEEALSKYAFALELVKEFPESIELRSICHLNSGVCFLKLAKYEETIKECTKALELNPSYTKALVRRAEAHEKLEHFEDAVTDLKKILELDPSSDHARKGIRRLEPLAAEKREKMKEEAITKLKEMGNSILGRFGMSVDNFKAVKDPNTGSYSLSFQN